A window of Verrucomicrobiia bacterium contains these coding sequences:
- a CDS encoding sigma-54 dependent transcriptional regulator: MAKVLLVDDEITMVQMVSELLRSEGHEVFPYTNGAAAMEGLEEHNPELVITDLYLDRTRAHGLEILEKARALNPPATVIVITGFGSIETAVDAMKKGAYDYLRKPFELEELRLTVQRALSYNDAISENVYLRKQLKRAIQFNQIIGASAAMKAVFKTIERVADSDSTVLVLGESGTGKELVARALHYNSKRRFAPFVPINCSALPEHLLESELFGHRKGAFTGAIADKKGLFQEADGGTILLDEIGSMSAVLQSRLLRVLQDREVRRVGDNTPIYVNVRVVAATNEPLEKRIKENTFREDLYYRLNVIPIVLPPLRERREDIPLLVAHFLANKVHARSGKPFQLTRQAMDALINHSWPGNVRELENAIQRACALSETEVIHVSDLPSHLAPPQLAEQDKGEVARLPEPATNAPELFPPSPVGVAPTLKSPEIPADRPIVPLKNFLRDQELAYLNRVLAQVNGDKEKAAEILGISLATLYRKLAGET; the protein is encoded by the coding sequence ATGGCAAAGGTTTTACTGGTAGATGATGAGATAACCATGGTGCAGATGGTCTCCGAGCTCCTGCGCTCGGAAGGGCACGAGGTGTTTCCCTACACCAACGGCGCCGCCGCCATGGAAGGACTGGAGGAGCACAACCCCGAGCTGGTCATCACCGACCTCTATCTCGACCGCACCCGCGCCCATGGCCTGGAAATCCTGGAAAAGGCCCGCGCCCTCAACCCCCCGGCCACCGTCATTGTCATCACCGGCTTCGGCAGCATTGAAACAGCCGTGGACGCCATGAAAAAGGGCGCCTACGACTACCTCCGCAAGCCCTTTGAGCTGGAGGAGCTGCGCCTCACCGTCCAGCGGGCCTTGTCCTACAACGATGCCATCAGCGAAAATGTTTACCTGCGCAAGCAGCTCAAGCGCGCCATCCAGTTCAACCAGATCATCGGCGCCTCCGCCGCCATGAAGGCGGTCTTCAAAACCATCGAGCGCGTCGCCGATTCCGACAGCACCGTCCTGGTCCTGGGCGAAAGCGGCACCGGCAAAGAGCTGGTGGCCCGCGCCTTGCACTACAACAGCAAGCGCCGCTTCGCCCCCTTCGTCCCCATCAATTGCAGCGCCCTCCCCGAGCACCTGCTTGAGTCCGAACTGTTTGGCCATCGCAAGGGCGCCTTCACCGGCGCCATCGCTGACAAGAAGGGACTGTTTCAAGAAGCCGACGGCGGCACGATTCTGCTCGACGAAATCGGCTCCATGTCTGCCGTGCTCCAAAGCCGCCTCCTGCGCGTCCTGCAAGACCGCGAAGTCCGCCGCGTGGGCGATAACACCCCCATCTACGTCAACGTCCGCGTCGTCGCCGCCACCAACGAGCCGCTGGAAAAACGCATCAAGGAAAACACCTTCCGCGAGGATTTATACTACCGCCTCAATGTCATCCCCATTGTCCTGCCCCCGCTGCGGGAACGCCGCGAGGACATCCCCCTCCTGGTGGCCCATTTCCTGGCCAACAAAGTCCACGCCCGCTCAGGCAAACCATTCCAGCTCACCCGCCAGGCCATGGATGCCCTCATCAACCATTCCTGGCCCGGCAATGTGCGCGAACTGGAAAACGCCATCCAGCGCGCCTGCGCCCTCAGCGAAACCGAGGTGATTCACGTCAGCGATTTGCCCTCCCACCTGGCCCCACCCCAACTGGCCGAACAGGACAAAGGCGAAGTGGCCCGCCTCCCCGAGCCGGCCACCAATGCCCCGGAGCTGTTCCCGCCCTCCCCCGTCGGCGTCGCGCCCACCCTCAAAAGCCCGGAAATCCCGGCCGACCGCCCCATTGTGCCACTCAAAAACTTTCTGCGGGATCAGGAGCTGGCTTACCTCAATCGCGTCCTCGCCCAGGTGAATGGCGACAAGGAAAAGGCCGCGGAAATCCTCGGCATCAGCCTCGCCACCCTGTACCGCAAACTGGCCGGCGAAACCTGA
- a CDS encoding universal stress protein: protein MTKNLHTPAAPVSERCAQQQLALGWQRILVPVDFTPASVDALKYAARVAAESGASLVVLHVVDCVRGVDDRNLFYGLDEVGEMASRRLAHLAGLMVPSHVPVRVLVQRGKPAREIITAAESLDCQAIILSPHKRSWLARLWDAGVTHHVTQRAPCHVLVYQSPNAGKTEPSYWDLLADQLVEARPESKVAG from the coding sequence ATGACGAAGAACCTCCACACCCCTGCGGCCCCGGTCTCTGAGAGGTGCGCCCAGCAGCAACTGGCGTTGGGCTGGCAGCGCATTCTTGTGCCGGTGGATTTCACGCCGGCCTCGGTGGATGCGCTGAAATACGCGGCGCGGGTGGCCGCGGAATCTGGCGCGAGTCTGGTGGTGTTGCATGTGGTGGATTGCGTGCGGGGGGTGGATGATCGCAATTTATTTTATGGTTTGGATGAGGTGGGGGAGATGGCTTCGCGGCGCCTGGCGCACCTGGCCGGGTTGATGGTTCCCTCGCACGTGCCGGTGCGGGTCCTTGTCCAGCGGGGCAAGCCTGCGCGGGAGATTATTACTGCCGCTGAATCGCTGGATTGCCAGGCGATCATCCTCAGTCCGCATAAGCGCAGTTGGCTGGCGCGGCTCTGGGATGCGGGGGTGACCCACCATGTCACCCAACGGGCGCCGTGCCACGTTTTGGTTTACCAGAGTCCCAACGCGGGCAAAACGGAGCCCAGTTATTGGGACTTGCTGGCGGATCAATTGGTGGAGGCACGCCCGGAAAGCAAAGTTGCGGGGTAA
- a CDS encoding S1C family serine protease, whose amino-acid sequence MQSVVEVFGFVAARKGVVRRMVGAGLPAFLLLLGLLASQEAAGASRQTLYQRAVEASVEVLLDGRHNGSGFFVNATGTVVTAAHLFTRSNATVEVLSPRLGRLGCVLVARDVGHDVALLQTVPPLRQAPYLPLAARRPVVGEELMQLGAPIFRQGLWQPGTVAKDQPGFEFYGPRLGYVEVIYLAAMMQGGTSGGPWLDARGRVVGVQSGSLSLENRPMGMAYLSSVEAVQALLKTRRDAATPDAGLGVDQPWEMDPGYLKQLPPQSTGLVVSVLRTNGPAARAGVQVRDYLLAVDERPLFRIPDLLRYLRSREPGQTLSLRAWRPSNQTTQNFVLTLECAETVVWQRP is encoded by the coding sequence ATGCAATCTGTGGTTGAGGTTTTCGGGTTTGTGGCGGCGCGGAAGGGGGTGGTCCGGCGGATGGTGGGAGCTGGGTTGCCGGCTTTTCTCCTGCTGCTGGGTTTGTTGGCGAGTCAGGAGGCGGCCGGCGCCTCGCGGCAGACGCTTTACCAACGGGCCGTGGAGGCCAGCGTGGAAGTGCTGCTTGATGGGCGGCATAATGGCAGTGGATTTTTTGTGAATGCGACGGGGACGGTGGTGACTGCCGCCCATTTGTTCACCCGCTCCAACGCCACGGTGGAGGTCCTTTCGCCCAGGTTGGGACGTTTGGGCTGCGTGCTGGTGGCGCGGGACGTGGGGCACGATGTGGCCCTGTTGCAGACGGTGCCGCCGTTGCGTCAGGCTCCTTATTTGCCGCTGGCCGCGCGCCGCCCCGTGGTGGGGGAGGAATTGATGCAACTCGGGGCGCCCATCTTTCGGCAGGGGTTATGGCAGCCGGGCACGGTGGCGAAGGACCAACCGGGTTTTGAGTTTTATGGCCCGCGGCTGGGCTATGTGGAAGTGATTTATCTGGCGGCGATGATGCAAGGCGGCACTTCCGGGGGGCCGTGGCTGGATGCACGTGGGCGGGTGGTGGGGGTGCAATCTGGTTCGCTGTCCCTGGAAAACCGGCCGATGGGCATGGCGTATTTGTCGTCGGTGGAGGCGGTGCAAGCCCTGCTTAAGACCCGGCGAGACGCGGCCACGCCGGATGCCGGATTGGGGGTGGATCAGCCGTGGGAGATGGATCCCGGCTACCTGAAACAACTTCCGCCGCAAAGCACCGGCCTGGTGGTCAGTGTTTTGCGCACCAACGGCCCCGCGGCCCGCGCCGGGGTGCAGGTGCGGGATTACCTGCTGGCGGTGGATGAACGCCCCTTGTTCCGCATTCCTGATTTGTTGCGCTACTTGAGAAGCCGGGAGCCCGGACAGACGCTCTCGCTGCGGGCGTGGCGGCCATCGAATCAGACCACCCAGAACTTTGTTTTGACCCTGGAATGCGCGGAAACGGTGGTGTGGCAAAGGCCCTAG
- a CDS encoding glycoside hydrolase family 140 protein → MIHKPHWKSLLGLVLAMMAVIAGSATAAALPQIKVSENRRFLVTADGRPFFYLGDTAWELFHRLTREEADRYLEDRAKKGFNVIQAVALAELDGLNAPNAYGHRPLLENDPNRPDVKDGPNNDYWDHVDYIVNKANSLGLYIGFLPTWGDKWNKKWGVGGLQFTPETAAAYGEWVGRRYRNHGIIWILGGDRPVENDDHRAIVRAMARGLRQGDQGAHLITFHPPGGAGSSQWFHQEEWLDFNMRQNGHAVEYTGRYDQTLADYNRTPIKPVIDGEPVYEDHPINFAADKQGHSTAADVRRPFYWDVFSGACGHTYGHHSVWQMWATNRQPINNPLMPWSEAIQQPGAGQMQHGKNLILSRPYLTRIPDNDVIVTDRVPTSVPGAGRYRFVATRDSGGSYAMVYAPLGRAFKVRMSKISGSTVRAWWFNPRTGAAQRIGEFPNTGERTFTPPDVGEVLDWVLVLDDAAKNYTPPGQVQ, encoded by the coding sequence ATGATACATAAACCCCATTGGAAAAGCCTGCTTGGTCTGGTGTTGGCCATGATGGCTGTGATCGCCGGCTCCGCAACGGCCGCAGCACTTCCTCAAATTAAAGTTAGTGAGAATCGCCGTTTTCTGGTGACGGCGGACGGGAGGCCGTTTTTTTACCTGGGCGATACTGCGTGGGAGTTGTTTCATCGCTTAACGCGCGAGGAGGCGGACCGGTATTTGGAAGATCGGGCGAAGAAGGGATTCAACGTCATTCAAGCGGTGGCGTTGGCGGAGCTGGATGGGTTGAACGCGCCGAATGCCTACGGTCACCGGCCGCTGTTGGAAAACGATCCAAACCGTCCGGATGTCAAGGACGGCCCCAACAATGATTATTGGGATCATGTGGATTACATCGTCAACAAGGCCAACAGCCTGGGGTTGTACATAGGATTTCTTCCGACGTGGGGCGATAAATGGAACAAGAAATGGGGGGTGGGCGGACTTCAGTTCACGCCTGAGACGGCGGCGGCCTACGGGGAATGGGTGGGCCGGCGGTACCGCAATCACGGCATCATTTGGATTCTCGGGGGGGATCGCCCGGTGGAGAACGACGATCACCGCGCCATTGTGCGGGCCATGGCGCGTGGGTTGCGGCAGGGGGATCAGGGGGCGCATTTGATAACCTTCCACCCTCCCGGTGGGGCGGGGTCGTCGCAATGGTTTCATCAGGAGGAATGGCTGGATTTCAACATGCGCCAGAACGGGCATGCGGTGGAATATACGGGGCGGTATGATCAAACCCTGGCCGATTACAACCGAACCCCGATCAAGCCGGTGATTGACGGGGAGCCGGTTTACGAAGATCACCCGATCAATTTCGCGGCGGACAAACAGGGGCACTCCACGGCGGCGGATGTCCGGCGTCCGTTTTACTGGGATGTTTTCTCCGGCGCGTGTGGGCACACCTACGGGCATCATTCAGTGTGGCAGATGTGGGCCACCAACCGCCAGCCGATCAACAATCCCCTGATGCCCTGGAGCGAGGCGATTCAGCAGCCCGGCGCCGGGCAGATGCAACACGGCAAAAACCTGATACTTTCGCGTCCCTATTTGACGCGGATACCGGACAATGACGTTATTGTCACAGACCGGGTGCCCACTTCGGTGCCGGGGGCCGGGCGGTATCGTTTTGTGGCCACGCGGGACAGCGGGGGTTCCTACGCCATGGTGTATGCCCCGCTGGGGCGCGCCTTCAAGGTGCGGATGAGCAAAATTAGTGGTTCCACGGTGCGGGCCTGGTGGTTCAATCCGCGGACGGGCGCCGCGCAACGCATTGGCGAATTTCCCAACACCGGCGAGCGCACTTTTACCCCGCCCGATGTGGGCGAGGTGCTGGACTGGGTGCTGGTGCTGGACGATGCCGCAAAGAATTATACGCCGCCGGGGCAGGTTCAATAA
- a CDS encoding PQQ-like beta-propeller repeat protein, with translation MSMTEGSLAKFLPAGMAVAAALALLLWAFGPSVPVTARLPGQDGTEAAAKAAASKWEGKLLTGPGQPADIPGAWPRFRGPQWDNICTDPTPLARSWPENGPPVLWKIDVGEGFAAAAIWNGRVYVMDYDRASESDALRCLSLGDGREIWRYTYPSKTKRDHGMSRTIPAVTEKYVVAIGPKCQVICVDPLTGELKWQMNLPREFGTEVPPWYAGQCPYVENDKLILGTGGSALVVAVDCLSGQIVWRSPNPNRWQMTHSSIAPLTFKGRRMFAYCASGGVALVADGTGEILWETNAWKITIANIAMPLVIGEDRLFFSGGYNAGAMMVQLREQGGRVVGETLFRLEAKTFGAEQHTPILYRGHIFGVRPDGQLVCLDLNGKIVWQSGAANRFGKGPYLIAQDLIFLLDDNGTLTLAEASTTGYKPLARAKVLEGPDAWGPLALVNGRLVLRDLYKMACLDVRAR, from the coding sequence ATGAGCATGACAGAAGGCAGTTTAGCCAAGTTTCTGCCGGCCGGGATGGCCGTGGCCGCGGCGCTGGCCCTGCTGCTATGGGCGTTTGGGCCGTCGGTGCCGGTCACCGCGCGCCTGCCGGGTCAGGATGGCACGGAGGCTGCGGCCAAGGCCGCCGCGTCCAAGTGGGAGGGGAAACTGCTGACAGGGCCGGGCCAGCCTGCGGACATACCCGGGGCGTGGCCCCGATTTCGTGGGCCGCAATGGGATAATATTTGCACTGATCCCACGCCGCTGGCCCGTTCCTGGCCGGAGAACGGGCCGCCGGTGCTGTGGAAGATTGACGTGGGGGAGGGTTTTGCCGCCGCCGCCATTTGGAACGGGCGCGTGTATGTCATGGATTACGATCGGGCCAGTGAATCTGACGCGCTGCGCTGCCTGTCGCTGGGCGATGGACGAGAAATCTGGCGTTACACCTATCCCAGCAAGACCAAGCGGGATCACGGCATGAGCCGCACCATACCGGCGGTTACGGAGAAATACGTGGTGGCGATTGGCCCCAAGTGCCAGGTGATCTGCGTGGATCCGCTGACTGGCGAGTTAAAGTGGCAGATGAATCTGCCGCGCGAGTTTGGCACCGAGGTGCCGCCGTGGTACGCCGGGCAATGTCCTTATGTGGAGAATGACAAGCTGATTCTGGGGACGGGGGGCAGTGCGCTGGTGGTGGCGGTGGACTGTCTGAGCGGCCAGATTGTGTGGCGCTCGCCCAACCCCAACCGGTGGCAGATGACGCATTCTTCGATTGCGCCGTTGACGTTCAAAGGCCGGCGGATGTTCGCCTACTGTGCCAGCGGGGGGGTGGCGCTGGTGGCGGATGGCACCGGCGAAATTCTGTGGGAAACGAATGCGTGGAAAATCACCATTGCCAACATTGCCATGCCGCTGGTGATTGGCGAAGATCGGCTGTTTTTCAGCGGCGGATATAACGCGGGCGCGATGATGGTTCAGTTGCGCGAGCAGGGGGGCCGGGTGGTGGGGGAAACGCTCTTTCGGCTGGAGGCCAAGACATTCGGGGCTGAGCAACACACGCCCATCCTGTACCGGGGGCATATTTTTGGGGTGCGTCCCGATGGGCAGCTTGTTTGTCTGGATCTCAATGGCAAAATAGTCTGGCAAAGCGGGGCGGCCAATCGCTTTGGCAAGGGGCCGTACCTGATTGCGCAGGATTTGATTTTCCTGCTGGATGACAATGGCACGCTGACCCTGGCCGAGGCGAGCACCACCGGTTACAAGCCGCTGGCGCGCGCGAAGGTTCTGGAAGGGCCGGATGCGTGGGGGCCGCTGGCGTTGGTGAATGGCCGACTCGTTTTGCGGGATCTTTATAAGATGGCCTGCCTGGATGTTCGGGCCAGATAA
- the proC gene encoding pyrroline-5-carboxylate reductase: MIANLKVGFLGAGKMATALARGFVRAGLVESDAVTASDVSPAARAAFVRDAGGQALETNAAVARLADVLFIAVKPPQVPLVLQEISPHLGRNHLVVSIAAGIPLARLQEALPPGTRVVRVMPNTPAIVGAAASAYALGPHATPADAELVQNLLAALGFACQLPEHLLDAVTGLSGSGPAYVYLVIEALSDGGVAAGLPRDIATRLAAQTVLGAARMVMETAQHPGALKDQVTSPGGTTIEGLHELEKAAVRAAFINAVRAATEKSRKLGSQ; this comes from the coding sequence ATGATCGCCAACTTGAAAGTGGGTTTCCTCGGCGCCGGCAAAATGGCCACCGCCCTGGCGCGCGGCTTTGTGCGGGCAGGGCTGGTCGAATCAGATGCCGTCACGGCCAGCGATGTCTCGCCGGCCGCGCGGGCGGCCTTTGTGCGCGACGCCGGCGGTCAGGCGCTGGAAACCAATGCCGCCGTGGCCCGGCTTGCCGATGTCCTGTTCATCGCGGTGAAGCCCCCCCAGGTGCCGCTGGTGCTCCAGGAAATCTCCCCCCATTTGGGCCGCAATCACCTGGTGGTTTCCATTGCCGCAGGCATCCCGCTCGCCCGCTTGCAGGAGGCCCTGCCGCCGGGAACACGGGTGGTGCGCGTCATGCCGAACACCCCGGCAATCGTGGGCGCCGCCGCCAGCGCCTATGCCTTGGGCCCACACGCCACGCCAGCCGATGCGGAGCTGGTGCAAAACCTCCTGGCCGCCCTCGGCTTCGCCTGTCAGCTCCCCGAACACTTGCTGGATGCGGTCACCGGCCTGAGCGGCAGCGGGCCGGCTTATGTATATCTGGTCATTGAAGCCCTGAGTGACGGAGGCGTCGCGGCAGGGCTGCCCCGCGACATCGCCACCCGCCTGGCGGCCCAGACCGTCCTGGGCGCCGCCCGCATGGTCATGGAGACAGCACAGCACCCGGGTGCCCTCAAGGACCAGGTGACCAGTCCCGGCGGCACCACCATCGAAGGCCTTCACGAATTGGAGAAAGCCGCCGTCCGCGCCGCGTTCATCAATGCCGTGCGCGCGGCCACCGAAAAAAGCCGCAAATTGGGGAGCCAATGA
- a CDS encoding AI-2E family transporter: MKSPETALSGPGRLFWRSLTALVSGLALMVWYFIIVQAAGVVGSLSNVLLPLALAAILACLLDPVVTALQNRLRIPRSRAILLVFFLAVMLVLILLATVIPQLIYEIMHLVDTLPATIEKFRLRLDELLKNTAAGVKLQALWSAELEGRVKEALPAVTTWLLQQVAKAAGWLGFLAGLALVPVYLFYFLLEKSQIVARWQDYLPLTESRIKEEVVYVLRAFNDCLVAFFRGQVLVALCMGAMLTAGYLALGLNYALLLGALAALLGIIPYLGYIISVGLALIIAVVQFGDWWHPALLLAIFAAAQAFESLYISPKIIGDRVGLHPVVVIVAILAGTTLMGGVIGGLLAIPLAAALRAILARYVWKRQQSSPNPAATSSPA, encoded by the coding sequence ATGAAATCACCGGAAACCGCCCTGTCTGGTCCGGGACGGCTCTTTTGGCGGAGCCTGACTGCGCTGGTCAGCGGCCTGGCGCTGATGGTCTGGTATTTCATCATCGTCCAGGCCGCCGGGGTGGTGGGCAGCTTGTCCAACGTCCTGCTCCCGCTGGCCCTGGCGGCCATTCTGGCCTGTCTCCTGGACCCTGTGGTCACGGCCTTGCAAAACCGGCTCAGGATTCCCCGCTCCCGCGCCATCTTGCTCGTGTTTTTCCTCGCCGTCATGCTGGTCCTCATTCTCCTGGCCACGGTGATCCCCCAACTGATCTATGAAATCATGCATCTGGTGGACACCCTCCCAGCCACCATCGAAAAATTCCGGCTCCGCCTGGATGAACTGCTCAAAAACACCGCCGCCGGCGTAAAATTGCAGGCCCTTTGGAGTGCGGAATTGGAGGGCCGCGTGAAGGAAGCATTGCCTGCCGTCACCACCTGGCTGCTCCAGCAGGTGGCCAAGGCCGCCGGCTGGCTGGGATTCCTCGCCGGTCTGGCGCTGGTGCCCGTGTACTTGTTCTATTTCCTGTTGGAAAAAAGCCAGATCGTGGCACGCTGGCAGGACTACCTCCCACTGACCGAATCCCGCATCAAGGAAGAAGTAGTCTATGTGCTGCGGGCCTTCAACGACTGCCTGGTCGCCTTTTTCCGCGGCCAGGTCCTGGTGGCGCTGTGCATGGGGGCCATGCTCACCGCCGGTTACCTGGCGCTGGGCCTGAATTATGCCCTCCTCCTGGGCGCGCTGGCGGCCCTCCTCGGCATCATCCCCTACTTGGGTTACATCATCAGCGTGGGCCTGGCCTTGATCATCGCCGTGGTCCAATTTGGTGACTGGTGGCATCCCGCCCTCCTGCTGGCCATTTTTGCCGCCGCCCAGGCCTTCGAAAGTCTCTACATCTCGCCCAAAATCATCGGCGATCGCGTCGGCCTCCATCCGGTGGTGGTCATCGTCGCCATCCTGGCCGGCACCACCCTCATGGGGGGCGTCATCGGCGGGTTGCTGGCCATCCCCCTGGCCGCCGCCTTGCGGGCCATCCTGGCGCGTTACGTCTGGAAACGCCAGCAATCCAGCCCCAACCCCGCCGCCACATCATCCCCTGCCTGA
- the polX gene encoding DNA polymerase/3'-5' exonuclease PolX, translating to MDKQQVAEILQDISVLLELKGENPFKARAYANAARALLALEEPLEKVVAEQRLGQIKGIGDALQEKITLLVTTGHLPYYDELKASIPPGLRELLTIPGLGPKKIKALHEKLGVDDVAKLEAACHAGQVATLDGFGEKTQAKLLEGIAFRRQYASRHRLDLALHAAEPILEALRAHPDVIRCSTAGSLRRWKEVIGDVDFLASSKTPAAVIDFFTRLPGIMAIQAKGETKASVLLEGGLQADLRVVSEAEYPFALAYFTGSKEHNIVMRQRAIQRGLRLNEYGLFRSQDETRDPALRLDCRTEEDIFAALGLAYIPPELREDRGEFAAAEKGPLPRLLEWTDLRGSLHNHSNWSDGQHTLREIAHHAEELGFAYWAITDHSRASFQAHGLEPLKVREQIQAITDLNRQLAAEGKEVRLLTGIEVDILAGGKLDLPDDLLAELEVVVASIHQGFSQNEAENTKRLIAAAQNRWVHVLGHPTGRLLLEREPYKVNLEAVIDACAETGTWIELNANPYRFDMDWRWWPLAKSKGVKCVINPDAHRHEHAGYLRLGAHLARKGWLEKADVINTLPLPQLLPALKEGKRLRRAKG from the coding sequence ATGGACAAGCAACAGGTGGCTGAGATTTTGCAGGACATCAGCGTCCTGCTGGAGTTGAAAGGCGAAAATCCCTTCAAGGCCCGCGCCTATGCCAACGCCGCCCGCGCCCTGCTCGCCCTCGAGGAACCCCTGGAAAAAGTGGTGGCCGAGCAGCGCCTCGGGCAAATCAAAGGCATCGGCGACGCCCTGCAGGAAAAAATCACCCTCCTGGTCACCACCGGCCACCTGCCCTATTACGATGAATTAAAAGCCTCCATTCCCCCGGGCTTGCGGGAGCTTCTGACCATCCCCGGCCTCGGCCCCAAAAAAATCAAGGCGCTCCATGAAAAATTGGGCGTGGACGATGTGGCCAAACTGGAAGCCGCCTGCCATGCCGGCCAGGTGGCCACGCTGGATGGTTTTGGCGAAAAAACCCAGGCCAAACTTCTCGAAGGCATCGCCTTCCGGCGCCAATATGCCTCACGTCATCGCCTGGATCTGGCGCTGCACGCCGCCGAGCCTATTCTGGAAGCCCTCCGCGCCCACCCCGACGTCATCCGCTGCAGCACCGCGGGCAGTCTCCGCCGCTGGAAGGAAGTCATCGGCGACGTGGATTTCCTCGCTTCCTCCAAAACCCCCGCTGCCGTGATTGATTTTTTTACCCGCCTGCCCGGCATCATGGCCATCCAGGCCAAAGGCGAAACCAAGGCCAGCGTCCTGCTGGAGGGCGGACTCCAGGCCGATTTGCGGGTGGTCAGCGAGGCCGAATACCCCTTCGCTCTGGCCTATTTCACCGGCAGCAAGGAGCACAACATCGTGATGCGCCAGCGCGCCATCCAGCGCGGCTTGCGGCTCAACGAATACGGCCTGTTTCGCTCCCAGGACGAAACCCGGGATCCCGCCTTGCGCCTGGATTGCCGCACCGAGGAGGACATCTTCGCCGCGCTCGGCCTGGCCTACATCCCGCCGGAACTGCGCGAGGACCGGGGCGAATTTGCCGCCGCGGAAAAGGGGCCACTCCCCCGCCTCCTGGAATGGACAGACCTGCGCGGCTCTCTGCACAACCATTCCAACTGGAGCGACGGCCAGCACACCCTCCGCGAAATTGCCCACCACGCCGAGGAGCTGGGCTTCGCTTATTGGGCCATCACCGACCACTCCCGCGCCTCGTTTCAAGCCCACGGCCTGGAGCCGCTTAAGGTGCGCGAGCAAATCCAGGCCATCACCGACCTGAACCGCCAACTGGCGGCCGAGGGCAAGGAAGTGCGCCTGCTCACTGGCATCGAGGTGGACATCCTGGCCGGCGGCAAATTGGATTTGCCGGATGATCTGCTCGCGGAGCTGGAGGTGGTGGTGGCCAGCATCCATCAGGGTTTTAGCCAGAATGAAGCCGAAAATACCAAACGCCTCATCGCCGCCGCCCAAAACCGCTGGGTCCACGTCCTGGGCCATCCCACCGGGCGTTTGTTGCTGGAACGCGAGCCTTACAAGGTCAATCTGGAGGCGGTCATTGACGCCTGCGCCGAAACCGGCACCTGGATCGAGTTGAACGCCAACCCCTACCGCTTCGACATGGACTGGCGGTGGTGGCCGCTGGCCAAATCCAAAGGCGTCAAGTGCGTCATCAACCCCGACGCCCACCGCCACGAGCACGCCGGCTATTTGCGCCTCGGCGCGCACCTCGCGCGCAAGGGCTGGCTCGAAAAAGCCGATGTCATCAACACCCTGCCCCTGCCCCAACTGCTCCCCGCCTTGAAGGAGGGCAAACGCCTCCGCCGGGCCAAAGGCTGA
- a CDS encoding DUF456 family protein, translated as MDAEQILGLVLALMIMGVAVLGALLPGLPSTPLIVVALLGHKLYFGEDSARWWVLAVLLLLAGLATAMEYLATLLGAKKMGASRWGMFGAMAGLVIGLGAGALIGLVGGLVGLLIGPLLGAVVLESIKGRPKPEAWRAGLGAALGVLAGAVGKVLVSLLIALVFTVEVLWQTLR; from the coding sequence ATGGACGCGGAACAAATCCTTGGGTTGGTTCTAGCCCTGATGATCATGGGGGTGGCAGTGCTTGGAGCGCTGTTGCCCGGCTTGCCCAGCACCCCGCTGATCGTAGTCGCCCTGCTGGGCCATAAACTCTACTTCGGCGAGGACAGCGCGCGCTGGTGGGTGCTGGCCGTACTGCTGCTCCTTGCCGGTCTGGCAACAGCCATGGAGTATCTGGCCACACTCCTCGGCGCAAAGAAAATGGGGGCATCCCGTTGGGGAATGTTCGGCGCCATGGCCGGCCTGGTGATCGGCCTGGGCGCAGGCGCCTTGATCGGATTGGTGGGAGGGCTGGTGGGGCTCCTCATTGGCCCCTTGCTGGGCGCAGTGGTGTTGGAGTCCATCAAGGGACGACCCAAACCAGAGGCCTGGCGCGCCGGTCTGGGAGCGGCCCTGGGCGTGCTGGCGGGAGCTGTGGGCAAAGTCCTCGTCTCCCTTCTCATCGCCCTGGTTTTTACCGTGGAGGTTCTCTGGCAGACACTCCGCTGA